GCCCGGAGGTGGAGTGCGGCCTCCCCGTTCCGCGCGAGCCGATGCGGCTGTCCGGCGATACCGCCGTTCCCCGTCTGCTGGGGATCGAAACCGGCTGCGACTACACGGATCGGATGACCCGCTGGACCACCGGGAAGATCGCCGACCTTGCCCCGCTCGGATTGCGCGGATACGTCTGCAAGAAGCGCTCTCCGAGCTGCGGCACGGGAGACGGGCTGTTCACGAAGTCCTTCCGGGAACGGTTCCGTACCCTCCCCGTCA
The DNA window shown above is from Deltaproteobacteria bacterium and carries:
- a CDS encoding DUF523 domain-containing protein; the protein is MTGGRNRPAIPAVRILVSACLLGEKVRYDGGHKRDAFLADTLGKSVEFVPVCPEVECGLPVPREPMRLSGDTAVPRLLGIETGCDYTDRMTRWTTGKIADLAPLGLRGYVCKKRSPSCGTGDGLFTKSFRERFRTLPVIDEAHLRDPALRAAFLERIFGIPRSQPD